A section of the Thermodesulfobacteriota bacterium genome encodes:
- a CDS encoding M23 family metallopeptidase translates to MKPRLHIVITGETGATRAFVVSKTRLKTTLLLAASLFVGLAVGTAVSFTYFVDNLVLVTSRDSLKDNLETTQVINQRLQDRIRTQEASREEQLQTALAELAERSRRIEAVLSSVGVELPVHEDAASAGGPFAAPSQEAVSEITFKVDSYLDAVSAVPLGAPVTGTLSSAFGRRRDPVNNRPAFHGGIDIRQQYGTPVTATANGRVRDTGYSGAFGNYVEIEHGNGFVTYFYHLKKALVPRDAVVERGQVVGLLGSSGRSTGPHLHYAIHFQDQPLDPMRFVQVAGQGRPVEEGLP, encoded by the coding sequence ATGAAGCCACGCTTGCACATCGTGATCACGGGCGAGACCGGCGCCACCCGGGCCTTTGTCGTCTCCAAGACCCGGTTGAAGACCACGCTGCTGCTCGCGGCCTCCCTGTTCGTGGGCCTGGCCGTCGGCACCGCCGTCTCCTTCACCTATTTCGTGGACAACCTGGTGCTGGTCACCAGCCGGGACAGCCTCAAGGACAACCTGGAGACCACCCAGGTCATCAACCAGCGCCTCCAGGACCGGATCCGCACCCAGGAGGCGAGCCGGGAGGAGCAGCTGCAGACGGCCCTGGCCGAGCTGGCGGAGCGCAGCCGGCGCATCGAGGCGGTGCTCAGCTCGGTGGGGGTGGAGCTGCCGGTGCACGAGGATGCGGCCAGCGCCGGCGGCCCCTTTGCCGCCCCAAGCCAGGAGGCCGTTTCCGAGATCACCTTCAAGGTCGACTCCTACCTGGACGCCGTGTCCGCCGTGCCCCTGGGCGCCCCGGTCACTGGCACCCTCTCCTCTGCCTTCGGCCGCCGGCGGGATCCGGTGAACAACCGGCCGGCCTTCCATGGCGGTATCGACATCCGCCAGCAGTACGGCACCCCGGTGACCGCCACCGCCAACGGCCGGGTACGGGACACTGGCTATTCCGGGGCCTTCGGCAACTACGTCGAGATCGAGCACGGCAACGGCTTCGTCACCTACTTCTACCATTTGAAGAAGGCCCTGGTGCCCCGGGATGCGGTGGTGGAGCGGGGCCAGGTCGTGGGCCTTCTGGGCAGCTCCGGCCGCAGCACCGGCCCCCACCTGCACTACGCCATCCATTTCCAGGATCAGCCCCTGGACCCCATGCGCTTCGTGCAGGTGGCCGGCCAGGGGCGACCGGTGGAGGAGGGCCTGCCATGA
- a CDS encoding ABC-type transport auxiliary lipoprotein family protein, with product MTARPPVPAAAWILALALLGAAGCAGPAALPPEVVHLGLEYPSPGPAPGLAIPVVLGVRQLAAVPPFDTDRLLFREQAFRLEAYFYHRWQADPGQLVTTALVRELRGRQRLAGVVTEDSAVQPRLWLEGSVEEFVHWHGADGWEAVVAVHLLLMDREAPATQPPVLWRRGYQARRPCASPHPEDAAAAMSAALAELASRVAGDLEAQLAGARP from the coding sequence CTGTCCCTGCCGCTGCCTGGATCCTGGCCCTGGCCCTTCTTGGTGCGGCCGGCTGTGCCGGCCCGGCGGCGCTTCCGCCGGAGGTCGTGCATCTGGGTCTGGAATACCCGTCCCCGGGCCCGGCGCCGGGCCTGGCCATTCCGGTGGTCTTGGGGGTGCGGCAGCTGGCCGCGGTGCCGCCGTTCGACACCGACCGGCTTCTGTTCCGGGAACAGGCCTTTCGCCTGGAGGCCTACTTCTACCACCGCTGGCAGGCTGACCCCGGCCAGCTCGTCACCACCGCCCTGGTCCGGGAGCTGCGGGGCCGGCAGCGGCTGGCCGGGGTGGTCACCGAGGACAGCGCCGTGCAGCCGCGGCTCTGGCTGGAAGGCTCTGTTGAGGAGTTCGTGCACTGGCACGGCGCCGATGGCTGGGAGGCGGTGGTGGCCGTCCATCTGCTCCTGATGGACCGGGAGGCGCCGGCCACCCAGCCGCCGGTTTTGTGGCGCCGGGGCTACCAGGCCCGCCGGCCCTGTGCCAGCCCCCATCCGGAGGATGCGGCGGCGGCCATGAGTGCGGCCTTGGCGGAGCTGGCCAGCCGGGTGGCCGGTGATCTGGAGGCGCAGCTGGCTGGCGCACGGCCCTGA
- a CDS encoding polymer-forming cytoskeletal protein, whose amino-acid sequence MSWFGKSKDSTAHAITCIIGKDMTLTGDATFKGKLRFDGRIEGDIRGEYLIVGETGVVHGDIHAAQVLCQGRVEGNLRAAKLVVMKGAVIQGRVETSDLSVEPGAVINGEVRSRQPDLRLVTGDDQGQETGASERADRA is encoded by the coding sequence ATGAGCTGGTTCGGCAAGAGCAAGGACAGCACCGCCCACGCCATCACGTGCATCATCGGCAAGGACATGACCCTGACCGGTGATGCCACCTTCAAGGGGAAGCTCCGCTTTGACGGCCGCATCGAGGGTGACATCCGCGGCGAATACCTGATCGTCGGCGAGACTGGCGTGGTGCACGGGGATATCCACGCGGCCCAGGTCCTGTGCCAGGGCCGGGTGGAGGGCAACCTCCGGGCCGCCAAGCTGGTGGTCATGAAGGGGGCGGTCATCCAGGGTCGCGTCGAGACCAGCGACCTGTCGGTGGAGCCCGGGGCGGTGATCAACGGCGAGGTCCGCTCCCGGCAGCCCGATCTGCGGCTGGTGACCGGGGACGACCAGGGCCAGGAGACCGGAGCCAGCGAGCGGGCGGACCGCGCCTAG